A region from the Rosa rugosa chromosome 6, drRosRugo1.1, whole genome shotgun sequence genome encodes:
- the LOC133718412 gene encoding stromal 70 kDa heat shock-related protein, chloroplastic, whose protein sequence is MACSAQINVLGTSPNFASPKTLFLGHKLGQTAPLRGFVSLRSNGVRRAGPLRIVNEKVVGIDLGTTNSAVGAMEGGKPTIVTNAEGQRTTPSVVAYTKNGDRLVGQIAKRQAVVNPENTFFSVKRFIGRKMSEVDEESKQVSYRVVRDENGNVKLDCPAIGKQFAAEEISAQVLRKLVDDASKFLNDKVTKAVVTVPAYFNDSQRTATKDAGRIAGLEVLRIINEPTAASLAYGFERKNNETILVFDLGGGTFDVSVLEVGDGVFEVLSTSGDTHLGGDDFDKRIVDWLATDFKRNEGIDLLKDKQALQRLTETAEKAKMELSSLTQANISLPFITATADGPKHIETTLTRAKFEELCSDLLDRVKTPVENSLRDAKLSFKDLDEVILVGGSTRIPAVQELVRKLTGKEPNVTVNPDEVVALGAAVQAGVLAGDVSDIVLLDVTPLSLGLETLGGVMTKIIPRNTTLPTSKSEVFSTAADGQTSVEINVLQGEREFVRDNKSLGSFRLDGIPPAPRGVPQIEVKFDIDANGILSVAAVDKGTGKQQDITITGASTLPNDEVQRMVSEAEKFAKEDKEKRDAIDTKNQADSVVYQTEKQLKELGEKVPAPVKEKVEAKLGELKEAISGGSTQVIKDAMAALNQEVMQLGQSLYNQPGAPGAGAGPTPPGAEDGPAESSSSSAKGPEGDVIDADFTDSK, encoded by the exons ATGGCCTGCTCGGCTCAAATCAACGTCCTGGGCACCTCCCCCAACTTCGCCTCCCCAAAGACGCTGTTTTTAGGTCACAAACTCGGCCAAACGGCGCCGTTGAGGGGCTTCGTCAGCCTCAGGTCCAACGGCGTGCGGCGCGCCGGGCCGCTCCGCATAGTCAACGAGAAAGTCGTCGGCATCGATTTGGGGACGACGAACTCGGCCGTCGGCGCTATGGAGGGTGGGAAGCCCACCATAGTAACTAACGCCGAGGGGCAGAGAACGACGCCGTCCGTGGTGGCGTATACGAAGAACGGCGATAGGCTTGTGGGCCAGATTGCGAAACGGCAGGCCGTTGTGAACCCGGAGAACACCTTCTTTTCGGTGAAGAGGTTCATTGGGAGGAAGATGTCTGAGGTTGACGAAGAGTCGAAGCAGGTTTCGTATAGGGTTGTGAGGGATGAGAATGGGAATGTCAAGCTTGATTGTCCTGCTATTGGGAAACAGTTTGCAGCTGAAGAAATTTCTGCTCAG GTTTTGAGAAAGCTGGTGGATGACGCTTCAAAGTTTTTAAATGATAAAGTCACCAAAGCTGTGGTCACTGTGCCTGCTTACTTCAATGATTCTCAAAGAACTGCTACCAAAGATGCTGGCCGTATTGCTGGGTTGGAAGTTCTGAGGATCATAAATGAACCTACTGCTGCTTCATTAGCATATGGATTTGAAAGGAAGAACAATGAAACTATCTTGGTATTTGACCTTGGAGGTGGTACCTTTGATGTCTCAG TTTTGGAGGTTGGTGATGGTGTGTTTGAAGTGCTATCGACTTCTGGAGATACACATTTGGGTGGTGATGATTTTGATAAG AGGATTGTTGATTGGCTTGCTACAGACTTCAAAAGAAATGAAGGAATTGATCTATTGAAGGATAAACAAGCTCTTCAGCGGCTGACTGAGACGGCTGAGAAAGCGAAAATGGAGTTGTCATCTTTGACACAGGCAAACATTAG CTTGCCTTTCATTACTGCTACTGCGGATGGCCCCAAGCATATTGAGACAACCCTTACTAGAGCCAAGTTTGAGGAGTTGTGCTCAGATCTCCTTGACAG AGTTAAAACACCAGTTGAAAATTCCTTGAGGGATGCAAAGCTCTCCTTCAAAGACCTAGATGAGGTAATACTTGTTGGTGGTTCAACACGTATACCTGCTGTTCAGGAGCTTGTAAGGAAGTTGACGGGGAAGGAACCAAATGTTACAGTCAACCCTGATGAAGTTGTTGCCCTCGGTGCTGCAGTTCAG GCTGGTGTATTAGCTGGAGATGTAAGCGACATTGTATTGTTGGATGTGACACCACTGTCACTGGGTTTGGAGACCCTTGGTGGTGTCATGACAAAGATCATCCCAAGAAACACCACTCTACCTACCTCTAAGTCAGAGGTATTCTCAACTGCTGCGGATGGTCAGACAAGTGTGGAGATCAATGTTCTTCAAGGGGAGAGAGAATTTGTTAGAGATAACAAATCTCTTGGTAGCTTCCGTCTGGATGGCATCCCGCCTGCACCACGTGGGGTTCCTCAAATTGAAGTGAAGTTTGATATTGATGCCAATGGTATACTCTCTGTCGCTGCTGTTGACAAGGGCACAGGCAAACAGCAGGATATTACCATTACTGGTGCTAGCACTCTCCCTAATGATGAG GTGCAAAGAATGGTTAGTGAAGCAGAGAAGTTTGCAAAGGAGGACAAGGAGAAGAGAGATGCCATTGATACAAAGAATCAGGCAGATTCTGTTGTCTACCAGACTGAGAAGCAGCTTAAGGAACTGGGAGAGAAGGTTCCAGCCCCAGTTAAAGAGAAGGTTGAGGCAAAACTTGGAGAGCTCAAGGAGGCGATTTCTGGGGGTTCAACCCAAGTTATTAAGGATGCCATGGCTGCTCTCAACCAGGAAGTTATGCAGCTTGGACAATCCCTTTACAACCAGCCTGGTGCACCTGGTGCAGGTGCAGGGCCAACACCACCCGGTGCTGAAGATGGGCCTGCagaatcatcatcctcatcggCCAAGGGACCTGAAGGAGATGTGATCGATGCAGATTTCACTGACAGCAAGTGA
- the LOC133716420 gene encoding uncharacterized protein LOC133716420, translated as IFYLYLSQNSIALYDEQGNSALREDAAQLHQFILHAALDIVQDLAWTTSAMYLKAVDRFNDLVVSAYVTAGHIRLMLLHDSRNDDGIKSFFQEVHELYIKASYSLPTPFLNFHVTVP; from the exons ATCTTCTATCTCTACCTCTCACAAAATTCGATAGCACTCTA TGATGAACAGGGCAACTCAGCTTTA AGAGAAGATGCTGCTCAGCTTCACCAGTTCATATTACATGCAGCTCTGGATATTGTTCAGGACCTTGCTTGGACTACCAGTGCCAT GTATTTGAAAGCAGTAGACCGCTTTAATGATTTGGTGGTTTCCGCCTATGTTACAGCTGGTC ATATACGACTTATGCTGCTTCATGACTCCCGGAACGATGACGGGATTAAGAGCTTTTTCCAAGAGGTTCATGAGCTTTATATCAAGGCAAGTTACTCCTTACCAACCCCCTTTCTAAACTTCCACGTTACAGTTCCATGA